Proteins from a single region of Dyadobacter fanqingshengii:
- a CDS encoding alpha/beta fold hydrolase — MNFIISLAVVLLLAGCQKEEIGKSGLVRDQFYLENDDAKMHVYLEGNISSDKILVMVHGGPGDGSLYYNIDEATNIAEKNFAVAYWDQRLAGTTQGNISKANIANYLDDLKKLIILLRHRYGQSKKIYLLGHSWGGLLVPLFLQQADNQSLVSGWIQVDGEHNYAMSDSLSRNNLIKFGEQEILAGRNAGDWQKITDYCRDHDPKNNYSVTRKINGHAHDAEDLISDITTGKTTKELIKFFIREYNYPVTTYLSNGVYNNFIKEIDKQAYAQKATDNLYKIKVPTLLLWGKYDFVCPPQLADDIKARIGSTDVMTTIFSHSGHSPMFNEPTAFWESVNQWVMGH, encoded by the coding sequence ATGAATTTCATTATATCCCTGGCAGTGGTTTTGCTATTGGCGGGATGTCAGAAAGAAGAAATAGGAAAAAGCGGCCTTGTGAGAGATCAGTTTTACCTCGAAAATGACGACGCTAAAATGCACGTATACCTTGAAGGGAACATCAGCAGCGACAAAATTCTCGTCATGGTGCATGGAGGTCCCGGCGACGGATCATTGTACTATAATATTGACGAAGCCACCAATATTGCTGAAAAGAATTTTGCGGTAGCCTACTGGGACCAGCGCCTTGCCGGTACCACGCAGGGTAATATCAGCAAGGCCAACATTGCCAATTACCTCGACGACCTGAAAAAGCTGATCATATTGCTACGTCATCGTTATGGTCAATCAAAGAAAATATACCTGCTCGGTCATAGCTGGGGAGGGTTATTGGTACCTTTATTTTTGCAGCAGGCTGATAATCAATCATTGGTGAGCGGGTGGATACAGGTGGACGGCGAGCATAATTACGCTATGAGCGATTCGCTTTCGCGCAACAACCTCATCAAGTTTGGGGAGCAGGAAATACTGGCGGGACGGAATGCCGGAGATTGGCAGAAGATCACGGATTATTGCCGCGACCACGATCCCAAAAACAATTATTCAGTTACCAGGAAAATCAATGGACACGCGCACGACGCCGAGGACCTGATCAGCGACATTACGACCGGTAAGACGACCAAAGAACTGATCAAGTTTTTTATACGGGAATATAACTATCCGGTGACCACCTACCTCAGTAATGGGGTTTACAACAATTTTATTAAAGAAATTGACAAGCAGGCATATGCTCAAAAAGCCACTGATAACCTGTACAAAATTAAAGTACCAACTCTTTTGCTATGGGGAAAATACGATTTTGTGTGTCCTCCCCAGCTGGCAGACGACATTAAGGCGCGCATAGGGAGCACGGATGTGATGACAACAATTTTTAGTCACAGTGGTCACAGTCCGATGTTTAACGAGCCGACCGCTTTCTGGGAAAGCGTGAACCAATGGGTTATGGGTCATTAG
- a CDS encoding outer membrane beta-barrel protein has product MKKLPFLAVLILITNLSANAQQFKKFGAGVYGGSQLFGKMYSNDDLSKISGFTAGVDLRYSFSKQPEGFSLHFQPGFNTFRQITESGDNSQVEMETIWKWRAFHLPVLLRYTFSSGKVRPFAEIGPMLRFRQALKVNTSNNICGIAGCYFQETNSDLHPLTTKDAIGLTAGAGVEVDLWKVTIPVSIRIQEGFGTFETNVTFYESAGYQNLKTRVIQVTAGINF; this is encoded by the coding sequence ATGAAAAAACTTCCATTTCTCGCTGTTTTGATTCTTATAACCAATCTTTCAGCCAACGCCCAGCAGTTTAAGAAGTTTGGCGCGGGAGTTTACGGGGGTTCCCAACTGTTTGGTAAAATGTATTCCAATGATGACCTTTCCAAAATATCTGGCTTCACCGCAGGGGTGGATCTGCGATACTCGTTTTCAAAGCAGCCAGAAGGATTTTCGCTGCATTTTCAACCAGGATTCAATACATTCAGGCAGATAACAGAGAGTGGCGACAATTCACAAGTTGAAATGGAAACCATTTGGAAATGGAGGGCATTCCACTTGCCCGTATTGCTGCGATATACTTTTTCGTCCGGTAAGGTGAGGCCTTTTGCGGAGATAGGTCCCATGCTTCGCTTCCGCCAAGCACTTAAAGTCAACACGTCTAATAATATCTGCGGAATTGCTGGATGTTATTTTCAGGAAACAAATTCAGATTTGCATCCGCTTACAACCAAAGATGCAATCGGTCTCACGGCCGGCGCAGGCGTTGAAGTGGATCTTTGGAAAGTGACCATTCCAGTTTCAATAAGGATTCAGGAGGGCTTTGGAACCTTTGAAACAAATGTGACTTTCTACGAATCGGCAGGGTATCAAAACTTAAAAACCAGAGTAATACAGGTAACTGCTGGGATAAACTTTTAA
- a CDS encoding VOC family protein, translating into MEKAINLRGLATISYWADDLKAAKKWYTKILGVEPYFERPDPENPAYIEFRIGDYQHELGIIDRKFAPPMPAQPGGEIAYWHVDNIEETLKSLIAHGATAYGPITEYGVGFVTASVIDPFGNILGIMYNKHYVEILKNYNT; encoded by the coding sequence ATGGAGAAGGCAATTAACTTAAGAGGACTAGCGACAATTAGCTATTGGGCAGATGATTTGAAAGCTGCAAAGAAATGGTACACCAAAATATTGGGGGTTGAACCTTATTTTGAAAGACCAGATCCTGAAAACCCAGCGTATATTGAGTTCCGTATTGGGGATTATCAGCACGAACTGGGCATTATTGACCGAAAATTTGCACCGCCTATGCCTGCGCAGCCCGGGGGCGAAATTGCCTATTGGCATGTTGATAACATTGAAGAAACTTTAAAAAGCCTTATTGCTCATGGTGCGACGGCATACGGTCCTATAACCGAATATGGGGTAGGATTTGTTACGGCTTCTGTAATTGATCCTTTCGGCAATATCTTAGGTATAATGTACAACAAGCATTATGTTGAAATTTTGAAAAATTATAACACATAA
- a CDS encoding helix-turn-helix domain-containing protein, protein MDYRVFTPHKLLAPYVRYFSALNFNKLSGLSQIKVFADRYPHLVFQHNNGRSAFFRDTDALPPAFISGVKISPYILDLDNHEVVTVTFYPQAIKQLFGINVNELNDQIVDLINFAPADLLERLYYSKCLAERIDLLTEFLLKKINDAAPPDHLISESIRLINDIDIETSLNSLSKYFKISTRQFERRFKSSTGLSPKLFIRAARFESALQAIRDNQFENLSGLAHYLNFADQSHFIKEFKTFSGLTPKTFLFNNQKTQSVIPDNGVVTINHLVTEC, encoded by the coding sequence ATGGATTATAGGGTATTTACACCGCATAAATTATTAGCACCCTATGTGCGGTATTTCAGCGCATTGAATTTTAATAAGCTTAGTGGTTTATCACAGATCAAGGTCTTTGCCGACCGTTATCCGCATTTGGTATTTCAGCACAACAATGGACGATCAGCATTTTTCAGGGATACGGACGCATTACCCCCGGCATTTATTAGTGGGGTTAAAATCTCGCCATATATACTTGATCTCGATAATCATGAAGTTGTAACTGTCACTTTTTATCCACAAGCCATTAAGCAACTTTTCGGGATCAATGTCAATGAGCTAAACGACCAGATAGTTGACCTGATCAATTTTGCCCCAGCTGATTTACTAGAACGTTTGTATTATTCTAAATGTTTAGCTGAACGCATAGATCTATTAACTGAATTTTTATTAAAAAAAATAAATGATGCCGCACCGCCGGACCATCTAATTAGTGAAAGTATCCGCTTGATCAATGATATAGATATCGAAACATCTTTAAATAGTTTATCTAAATATTTCAAAATCTCCACCCGCCAGTTTGAAAGGCGTTTCAAATCTTCAACGGGCTTGTCTCCGAAACTGTTCATTCGTGCGGCAAGATTTGAATCAGCACTCCAGGCAATTAGGGATAACCAGTTTGAAAACCTTTCCGGTTTAGCACATTACCTCAATTTTGCTGATCAATCTCACTTTATAAAAGAGTTTAAAACATTTTCCGGCCTTACGCCCAAGACATTTCTTTTCAACAATCAAAAAACACAAAGCGTCATTCCTGATAATGGTGTTGTAACGATAAACCATCTGGTTACCGAATGCTAA